The following are from one region of the Sorghum bicolor cultivar BTx623 chromosome 2, Sorghum_bicolor_NCBIv3, whole genome shotgun sequence genome:
- the LOC8079367 gene encoding exosome complex component RRP41-like, which translates to MSAQAGTGTYSPAVAAGDKRRERKEELRRHLVEDADWPRADGRSFHDCRPAFMQTGPTTAASGSAYAEFGKTKVIVSVFGPRESKKAMMYSDIGRLNCNVSYTTFATPVRGQGADNKEYSSMLYKALEGAVMLHTFPKTTVDVFALVLESGGSDLPIIISCASLALADAGIMMYDLVTSVSVSCFGKNIIIDPTSDEEAWQDGSLVVAFMPARKEITQLTLTGEWSDGRITNAVELCMDACSKLGDILRDHLKDTATLTSE; encoded by the exons ATGTCGGCGCAGGCGGGTACAGGGACGTACTCCCCGGCGGTGGCCGCAGGGGACAAGCGGCGGGAGAGGAAGGAGGAGCTGCGGCGCCACCTCGTCGAGGACGCCGACTGGCCCCGGGCCGACGGCCGCTCCTTCCACGACTGCCGGCCAGCGT TTATGCAGACAGGACCAACTACTGCTGCATCAGGGTCTGCTTATGCGGAATTTGGGAAGACAAAGGTCATTGTATCGGT GTTTGGACCAAGGGAAAGTAAAAAAGCAATGATGTACAGTGATATTGGTAGGCTCAATTGCAATGTTAGCTATACAACCTTTGCCACTCCAGTGCGTGGACAG GGAGCAGACAACAAAGAGTACTCATCAATGCTTTATAAAGCTTTGGAAGGCGCAGTAATGCTACACACTTTTCCAAAGACCACTGTTGATGTTTTTGCCTTGGTTCTTGAGTCTGGCGGCA GTGATCTTCCCATCATTATATCATGCGCTAGTCTTGCACTGGCAGATGCTGGAATCATGATGTATGACCTTGTTACATCTGTATCCGTG TCCTGTTTTGGTAAGAACATCATCATCGACCCAACCTCAGACGAGGAAGCATGGCAAGATGGAAGCCTTGTGGTTGCTTTCATGCCAGCCCGCAAGGAGATCACACAACTCACGCTCACCGGAGAGTGGAGTGATGGCAGAATAACCAAT GCAGTAGAGCTCTGTATGGATGCTTGCAGTAAGCTCGGTGACATATTGCGTGACCACTTGAAAGATACCGCCACCTTGACGAGTGAATGA
- the LOC8063517 gene encoding probable calcium-binding protein CML45, protein MAETTNTMAAPRPLLRRMLSFREPLLVIPYLLTFLGAAASALARSHSSLLHSLARALFPPANAKHAAAPHAPSSAATAAAAATCPDDSDGEDEDAALSKAEVEAIMATIGLAAAGRGEGLAPAIDLDDVRGLFDADEPSFAEVRAVFAVFDADRDGFIGAEDLQGALARLGVRQDAAACRAMVVAAGGGRDARMNLFQFVRFLENGLC, encoded by the coding sequence ATGGCTGAGACGACAAACACGATGGCGGCGCCGCGGCCACTCCTGCGCCGGATGCTCTCGTTCCGGGAGCCACTCCTGGTCATCCCGTACCTGCTCACCTTCCTGGGCGCCGCGGCGTCGGCGCTGGCCCGCAGCCACTCGTCGCTGCTGCACTCGCTCGCCAGGGCGCTGTTCCCGCCCGCCAACGCCAAGCACGCCGCCGCGCCGCACGCGCCGTCGTCcgctgccaccgccgccgccgccgcgacgtgCCCGGACGACAGCGACGGCGAGGACGAGGACGCCGCGCTGAGCAAGGCGGAGGTGGAGGCGATCATGGCCACGATCGGCCTCGCGGCGGCTGGGCGCGGCGAGGGCCTCGCGCCCGCCATAGACCTCGACGACGTCCGCGGCCTCTTCGACGCCGATGAGCCCAGCTTCGCGGAGGTGCGGGCCGTCTTCGCGGTCTTCGACGCTGACCGCGACGGCTTTATCGGCGCCGAGGACCTGCAGGGCGCCCTGGCGCGGCTGGGAGTCCGGCAGGACGCCGCCGCGTGCCGCGCCATGGTCGTCGCGGCCGGTGGTGGCCGGGACGCCCGGATGAACCTGTTCCAGTTCGTCAGGTTCCTCGAGAACGGCCTGTGCTGA